In the genome of Mucilaginibacter sp. 14171R-50, the window AACAGGCCAAAACCAGCACTACTGATAAGGTTTTGGTATTAAAAGGAGTATCGGTGTTTGCAGGGATCGATATCCGCAGTTATTGATAAAGGGAACTAAAAGATCACTAACGCTCTATTTTGGAGATCGAGTGAGGTTTAACAAACAGCGCCTTTTAAGCACTCTCCTTTGGAGAGGGTTTGGATGAGGCTAAATAACAAACAGCACCTTTTAAGCCCTCTCCTTTGGAGAGGGTTTGGGTGAGGCTAAAGGAGGTATCTTATGAACTGGTATGTAGCAAAATTGGTTTTCAGGGTAATAAGCGGCAACGGTGACCATAACGCGCAGTTTGACGAGCAACTGCGTCTAATAAACGCCGATACCGAAATACAGGCGTATGAAAAAGCGAGCCTGATTGGCCATGCCAACCAGGACAGCTTTTTAAACGTACAAAAGCAAACTGTTAAATGGCAATTTATTGATGTTGCCGAACTAAACGCTTTAAGTGGTTTAACAGATGGCACCGAGCTTTACTACAACATACATGAAGCACCTGACCCGGACCTTTACATTGCCTGGGCACACCATAAAAGCGCCCTGCTGGGTGCAAAAAACTAAACCTAACTAAGTAAAAGTTTTGACGGAATCACAAATATCACAATCAAAATTACTTGGGGCCTTCGCGGTTTGCGGCCTGGTTTGGGCTGCCTTGCAGGCCTATATCATACATAGCTTTGGTTTCCCCTGGATAACGGCCATCACCGACAGTGCCGTAAGCGCTATGTTGTTATCCGGCGCATGCTGGCTGATCAACAATAACCTGCGCTACTACCAGCCCGATAAAGAAAGCTATGTATACCTGTTAATTTGGTGCGCAGCCCTGGCCGCCGCCTGCATTGCCGGATGCCGTTACATAATGCCGCTATTTAATATGGGACAGGTATATTTCAATTTCCTGCAGCAATCGCTGGTCATTAGGTTCTTTACGCTGTTCCTTGCTATTGGATGGATGGCTATGATCAGCGCCCTGTGGTATTCGCAGCTTGACCATAAAAAAACCGTTGAGCGTAAAACCGAGGCCGAAAAGCTTGCCCGCGACGCCGAGCTTTATAACCTTAGGCAACAATTGCAGCCCCACTTTTTATTTAACAGCTTAAACTCTATAAACGCGCTTATTGGTTTTAAG includes:
- a CDS encoding DUF4288 domain-containing protein encodes the protein MNWYVAKLVFRVISGNGDHNAQFDEQLRLINADTEIQAYEKASLIGHANQDSFLNVQKQTVKWQFIDVAELNALSGLTDGTELYYNIHEAPDPDLYIAWAHHKSALLGAKN
- a CDS encoding sensor histidine kinase, which produces MTESQISQSKLLGAFAVCGLVWAALQAYIIHSFGFPWITAITDSAVSAMLLSGACWLINNNLRYYQPDKESYVYLLIWCAALAAACIAGCRYIMPLFNMGQVYFNFLQQSLVIRFFTLFLAIGWMAMISALWYSQLDHKKTVERKTEAEKLARDAELYNLRQQLQPHFLFNSLNSINALIGFKPELARKMIHQLSDFLRGTLKKDDQLLVPLTDELAHLNLYLEIEKVRFGHRLQTEISCDAKCGEATLPSLLLQPLVENAIKFGLYDTTDEVTISVRAETEDQYLVIMIQNPYDPKTSRPRKGTGFGLSGVQRRLYLIFARNDLMETHANDNIFTTVIKIPQL